One Zingiber officinale cultivar Zhangliang unplaced genomic scaffold, Zo_v1.1 ctg128, whole genome shotgun sequence genomic window carries:
- the LOC122035979 gene encoding aromatic aminotransferase ISS1-like isoform X1, with the protein MGSKAKLSKRALETDTPVMVQIQKLMRGAKDAISLAQGVVYWQPPEQALEKVQGLVWEPSISKYGADEGLPELRQALIEKLQRENNLNKVAVMITAGANQAFVNVVLTLCDPGDSVVMFAPYYFNAYMSFQMTGITDILVGPADSKTLQPDIEWLERTLSQDPVPKLVTVVNPGNPSGGYIPKPLLLKMSDLCKRAGAWFVVDNTYEYFMYDGLKHSCIEDDHIVNIFSFSKAYGMMGWRVGYIAYPEAVDGFAAQLLKIQDNIPICASIISQRLALHSLEVGPEWVRERVQNLVKNREMLEQALAPLGEENVKGGEGAIYLWAKLPEKFPDDYEVVRWLVKKHHVVVIPGSASGGPGYLRVSFGGLKEADCEIAAYRLKKGLEELMKDGMVE; encoded by the exons ATGGGGTCTAAGGCCAAGCTTTCGAAGAGAGCCCTCGAGACGGATACGCCTGTCATGGTCCAG ATTCAGAAATTGATGCGCGGAGCTAAGGATGCGATCTCACTAGCTCAG GGTGTAGTCTATTGGCAACCACCTGAACAGGCTCTAGAAAAAGTCCAAGGACTTGTTTGGGAACCTTCAATTAGTAAATATGGTGCTGATGAAGGTCTTCCAGAACTAAGGCAGGCTTTGATTGAGAAG TTACAAAGGGAGAATAATCTGAATAAGGTTGCAGTTATGATCACAGCTGGTGCAAATCAG GCCTTTGTAAATGTGGTACTTACCCTGTGTGATCCAGGGGATTCAGTTGTCATGTTTGCACCATATTACTTCAATGCTTACATGTCATTCCAGATGACTGGCATCACGGACATATTGGTTGGGCCTGCTGACTCTAAAACACTTCAACCAGATATAG AATGGTTAGAGAGGACTCTGTCACAAGATCCCGTCCCAAAACTAGTTACTGTTGTAAATCCAGGAAACCCTTCAGGGGGCTACATCCCAAAGCCTCTTCTCTTG aAAATGTCAGATCTTTGTAAAAGAGCTGGTGCATGGTTTGTTGTAGATAATACATATGA ATATTTCATGTATGATGGGTTGAAGCATTCTTGCATAGAAGATGACCACATAGTCAAtatcttctcattttctaaaGCGTATGGAATGATGGGATGGCGCGTCGGATAT ATTGCCTATCCGGAAGCTGTTGATGGTTTTGCGGCTCAGCTTCTCAAAATCCAAGACAACATACCCATCTGTGCCAGCATCATAAGCCAGCGTTTGGCCCTCCACTCCCTGGAAGTTGGACCAGAATGGGTCCGAGAAAGGGTGCAGAACCTCGTAAAGAACAGAGAGATGCTGGAGCAGGCTTTGGCTCCACTCGGGGAAGAAAATGTCAAGGGTGGCGAGGGTGCCATCTATCTCTGGGCAAAGCTTCCCGAGAAGTTCCCCGACGACTACGAGGTTGTCCGATGGCTGGTGAAGAAGCACCATGTGGTCGTAATTCCTGGTAGCGCCAGTGGCGGACCGGGTTATCTCCGAGTTTCATTCGGTGGCTTGAAGGAGGCCGACTGTGAGATTGCTGCCTACAGGCTGAAAAAAGGTTTAGAAGAGCTGATGAAGGATGGCATGGTTGAGTAA
- the LOC122035979 gene encoding aromatic aminotransferase ISS1-like isoform X2, producing MGSKAKLSKRALETDTPVMVQIQKLMRGAKDAISLAQGVVYWQPPEQALEKVQGLVWEPSISKYGADEGLPELRQALIEKLQRENNLNKVAVMITAGANQMTGITDILVGPADSKTLQPDIEWLERTLSQDPVPKLVTVVNPGNPSGGYIPKPLLLKMSDLCKRAGAWFVVDNTYEYFMYDGLKHSCIEDDHIVNIFSFSKAYGMMGWRVGYIAYPEAVDGFAAQLLKIQDNIPICASIISQRLALHSLEVGPEWVRERVQNLVKNREMLEQALAPLGEENVKGGEGAIYLWAKLPEKFPDDYEVVRWLVKKHHVVVIPGSASGGPGYLRVSFGGLKEADCEIAAYRLKKGLEELMKDGMVE from the exons ATGGGGTCTAAGGCCAAGCTTTCGAAGAGAGCCCTCGAGACGGATACGCCTGTCATGGTCCAG ATTCAGAAATTGATGCGCGGAGCTAAGGATGCGATCTCACTAGCTCAG GGTGTAGTCTATTGGCAACCACCTGAACAGGCTCTAGAAAAAGTCCAAGGACTTGTTTGGGAACCTTCAATTAGTAAATATGGTGCTGATGAAGGTCTTCCAGAACTAAGGCAGGCTTTGATTGAGAAG TTACAAAGGGAGAATAATCTGAATAAGGTTGCAGTTATGATCACAGCTGGTGCAAATCAG ATGACTGGCATCACGGACATATTGGTTGGGCCTGCTGACTCTAAAACACTTCAACCAGATATAG AATGGTTAGAGAGGACTCTGTCACAAGATCCCGTCCCAAAACTAGTTACTGTTGTAAATCCAGGAAACCCTTCAGGGGGCTACATCCCAAAGCCTCTTCTCTTG aAAATGTCAGATCTTTGTAAAAGAGCTGGTGCATGGTTTGTTGTAGATAATACATATGA ATATTTCATGTATGATGGGTTGAAGCATTCTTGCATAGAAGATGACCACATAGTCAAtatcttctcattttctaaaGCGTATGGAATGATGGGATGGCGCGTCGGATAT ATTGCCTATCCGGAAGCTGTTGATGGTTTTGCGGCTCAGCTTCTCAAAATCCAAGACAACATACCCATCTGTGCCAGCATCATAAGCCAGCGTTTGGCCCTCCACTCCCTGGAAGTTGGACCAGAATGGGTCCGAGAAAGGGTGCAGAACCTCGTAAAGAACAGAGAGATGCTGGAGCAGGCTTTGGCTCCACTCGGGGAAGAAAATGTCAAGGGTGGCGAGGGTGCCATCTATCTCTGGGCAAAGCTTCCCGAGAAGTTCCCCGACGACTACGAGGTTGTCCGATGGCTGGTGAAGAAGCACCATGTGGTCGTAATTCCTGGTAGCGCCAGTGGCGGACCGGGTTATCTCCGAGTTTCATTCGGTGGCTTGAAGGAGGCCGACTGTGAGATTGCTGCCTACAGGCTGAAAAAAGGTTTAGAAGAGCTGATGAAGGATGGCATGGTTGAGTAA